From a region of the Podarcis muralis chromosome 16, rPodMur119.hap1.1, whole genome shotgun sequence genome:
- the LOC114587008 gene encoding solute carrier family 2, facilitated glucose transporter member 11-like isoform X1 has product MVAAEGRRGRGPDGGVFSWQIRYQRVFQMIFVVGMGGTFLIGFQISVISYPSQYIKTFINQTWVKRYGSALHHETLTFLWSAVVSIFCLGGILGNLSSGHVTTQYGKKKTLLFNDIVTIAAALLVGFSRTADSFEMILISRFLYGFTAGISLNANGPYVGEIAPKKFRGFATATCSVFFSLGKAFGQIMGLRDLFGTESLWPLLLALCGIPALFQLLLLPFFPESPPYLLLQKGDKDGCLKAMKFLWGEGHHQAELEDMVKQKEDMRSSKNLSVLEVMSEKSVRWPLGLSVLLIFTLNLSGLSAIYFYAFEVFRTAKIEESLIPYVAVGVGSCEFVGTILCSCLVDRFGRRVLLWGGFAMMGLVMVLLVLALSFQGQFPWISFGSIALIFLFTLSYGLGPSGAIFAVIMEIFGQSVRPSALTIIGIVSWVGLFLVGMTFPFLVEVLGHFCFLFFFVVLLVVGIFIYRYLPETKGRSISEITEEFKRMRLGKRRAFTTRGKMASTDHSFCTKL; this is encoded by the exons ATGGTGGCTGCAGAAGGGAGGCGAGGACGTGGCCCAGACGGAGGTGTTTTCTCTTGGCAGATTCGGTACCAGCGAGTGTTCCAAATGATCTTTGTGGTGGGGATGGGAGGGACCTTCCTGATCGGCTTCCAGATCTCCGTGATCAGCTATCCCTCTCAG TACATCAAGACATTTATCAACCAGACATGGGTCAAGCGGTATGGCTCTGCCCTTCACCACGAAACACTCACCTTCCTGTGGTCTGCAGTCGTCTCCATTTTCTGCCTGGGTGGGATCCTGGGCAACCTGTCCAGTGGGCATGTGACCACCCAATATGGAAA AAAGAAAACGCTGCTGTTCAACGACATTGTCACCATCGCCGCCGCCCTCCTCGTTGGCTTCAGTAGGACAGCCGACTCTTTCGAAATGATCCTGATAAGCCGTTTCCTCTATGGCTTCACTGCAG GTATTTCCCTGAACGCCAATGGACCGTACGTTGGAGAAATTGCACCCAAGAAATTCAGAGGTTTTGCCACTGCCACCTGCTCTGTGTTTTTTTCACTAGGAAAAGCTTTTGGACAAATTATGGGCTTAAG AGATCTCTTTGGCACAGAGTCGCTGTGGCCTCTGCTCCTGGCTCTGTGTGGGATCCCAGCCCTgttccagctgctgctcctgcccttcttcccGGAGTCCCCTCCATACCTGTTGCTCCAGAAGGGAGACAAAGATGGTTGCTTGAAAG CCATGAAGTTCCTTTGGGGCGAAGGGCATCACCAAGCTGAGTTGGAGGACATGGTGAAGCAGAAGGAGGATATGAGAAGCTCCAAGAACCTGAGCGTCCTGGAAGTGATGAGCGAGAAGTCCGTGCGGTGGCCGCTGGGCCTCAGCGTCCTGCTGATCTTCACCCTGAACCTCTCTGGCTTGAGTGCC ATCTACTTCTACGCCTTCGAAGTTTTCCGCACAGCCAAAATTGAGGAAAGCCTCATCCCTTACGTAGCAGTCGGCGTTGGCAGCTGCGAATTTGTTGGTACGATCCTATGC AGCTGCCTCGTTGACCGCTTTGGCCGGAGGGTTCTCCTGTGGGGCGGCTTCGCGATGATGGGGCTGGTGATGGTGCTCCTCGTCCTGGCCCTCTCTTTCCAG GGCCAGTTCCCCTGGATTTCCTTTGGCAGCATCGCCCTCATATTCTTGTTCACCCTCTCCTATGGTCTTGGCCCAT CTGGTGCCATCTTCGCAGTTATAATGGAGATTTTTGGCCAGTCAGTAAGGCCATCGGCATTGACCATCATTGGAATAGTCAGTTGGGTGGGCCTCTTCCTGGTCGGGATGACGTTTCCTTTTCTTGTG GAGGTCCTCGGCCacttctgcttcctcttcttcttcgttGTGCTCCTCGTGGTGGGGATCTTCATCTACAGGTACCTGCCAGAGACAAAGGGAAGGTCCATCAGCGAGATCACCGAAGAATTCAAAAGGATGCGTTTGGGGAAGAGAAGGGCTTTCACCACTCGGGGAAAGATGGCCTCCACCGACCACAGTTTTTGTACCAAGTTGTGA
- the LOC114587008 gene encoding solute carrier family 2, facilitated glucose transporter member 11-like isoform X2, producing the protein MAARVFSDLIRYQRVFQMIFVVGMGGTFLIGFQISVISYPSQYIKTFINQTWVKRYGSALHHETLTFLWSAVVSIFCLGGILGNLSSGHVTTQYGKKKTLLFNDIVTIAAALLVGFSRTADSFEMILISRFLYGFTAGISLNANGPYVGEIAPKKFRGFATATCSVFFSLGKAFGQIMGLRDLFGTESLWPLLLALCGIPALFQLLLLPFFPESPPYLLLQKGDKDGCLKAMKFLWGEGHHQAELEDMVKQKEDMRSSKNLSVLEVMSEKSVRWPLGLSVLLIFTLNLSGLSAIYFYAFEVFRTAKIEESLIPYVAVGVGSCEFVGTILCSCLVDRFGRRVLLWGGFAMMGLVMVLLVLALSFQGQFPWISFGSIALIFLFTLSYGLGPSGAIFAVIMEIFGQSVRPSALTIIGIVSWVGLFLVGMTFPFLVEVLGHFCFLFFFVVLLVVGIFIYRYLPETKGRSISEITEEFKRMRLGKRRAFTTRGKMASTDHSFCTKL; encoded by the exons ATGGCAGCCCGTGTCTTCTCTGACTTG ATTCGGTACCAGCGAGTGTTCCAAATGATCTTTGTGGTGGGGATGGGAGGGACCTTCCTGATCGGCTTCCAGATCTCCGTGATCAGCTATCCCTCTCAG TACATCAAGACATTTATCAACCAGACATGGGTCAAGCGGTATGGCTCTGCCCTTCACCACGAAACACTCACCTTCCTGTGGTCTGCAGTCGTCTCCATTTTCTGCCTGGGTGGGATCCTGGGCAACCTGTCCAGTGGGCATGTGACCACCCAATATGGAAA AAAGAAAACGCTGCTGTTCAACGACATTGTCACCATCGCCGCCGCCCTCCTCGTTGGCTTCAGTAGGACAGCCGACTCTTTCGAAATGATCCTGATAAGCCGTTTCCTCTATGGCTTCACTGCAG GTATTTCCCTGAACGCCAATGGACCGTACGTTGGAGAAATTGCACCCAAGAAATTCAGAGGTTTTGCCACTGCCACCTGCTCTGTGTTTTTTTCACTAGGAAAAGCTTTTGGACAAATTATGGGCTTAAG AGATCTCTTTGGCACAGAGTCGCTGTGGCCTCTGCTCCTGGCTCTGTGTGGGATCCCAGCCCTgttccagctgctgctcctgcccttcttcccGGAGTCCCCTCCATACCTGTTGCTCCAGAAGGGAGACAAAGATGGTTGCTTGAAAG CCATGAAGTTCCTTTGGGGCGAAGGGCATCACCAAGCTGAGTTGGAGGACATGGTGAAGCAGAAGGAGGATATGAGAAGCTCCAAGAACCTGAGCGTCCTGGAAGTGATGAGCGAGAAGTCCGTGCGGTGGCCGCTGGGCCTCAGCGTCCTGCTGATCTTCACCCTGAACCTCTCTGGCTTGAGTGCC ATCTACTTCTACGCCTTCGAAGTTTTCCGCACAGCCAAAATTGAGGAAAGCCTCATCCCTTACGTAGCAGTCGGCGTTGGCAGCTGCGAATTTGTTGGTACGATCCTATGC AGCTGCCTCGTTGACCGCTTTGGCCGGAGGGTTCTCCTGTGGGGCGGCTTCGCGATGATGGGGCTGGTGATGGTGCTCCTCGTCCTGGCCCTCTCTTTCCAG GGCCAGTTCCCCTGGATTTCCTTTGGCAGCATCGCCCTCATATTCTTGTTCACCCTCTCCTATGGTCTTGGCCCAT CTGGTGCCATCTTCGCAGTTATAATGGAGATTTTTGGCCAGTCAGTAAGGCCATCGGCATTGACCATCATTGGAATAGTCAGTTGGGTGGGCCTCTTCCTGGTCGGGATGACGTTTCCTTTTCTTGTG GAGGTCCTCGGCCacttctgcttcctcttcttcttcgttGTGCTCCTCGTGGTGGGGATCTTCATCTACAGGTACCTGCCAGAGACAAAGGGAAGGTCCATCAGCGAGATCACCGAAGAATTCAAAAGGATGCGTTTGGGGAAGAGAAGGGCTTTCACCACTCGGGGAAAGATGGCCTCCACCGACCACAGTTTTTGTACCAAGTTGTGA